Proteins found in one Maridesulfovibrio sp. genomic segment:
- a CDS encoding UPF0489 family protein, with product MGKWIVDFQGRNHSTAIKLNFLWQQDNIFIMDNHRAALWCWLDVLKKSESVNLFHVDRHFDALFSAKDYAHFPHDDFEGFGIKEYLEFGYDNDFFAVTPLFRWDNYLGLFIEKYGEKIGEWAFATHGKGSAPRNIGFAAYEPWELPAALNKLEGNWIFNLDLDYFFGRMADNKMGRLFTDAYINDWGNELRKAYDTGTIKVLTISLSPECAAGWAGAEAALAAFNEGLGISFTLPE from the coding sequence ATGGGTAAATGGATTGTTGATTTTCAAGGGCGTAACCACTCCACAGCAATTAAGCTGAATTTCCTGTGGCAGCAGGATAATATTTTCATCATGGATAATCACCGGGCGGCATTATGGTGCTGGCTTGATGTATTGAAAAAAAGTGAATCAGTTAACCTCTTCCATGTTGACCGTCATTTTGATGCTCTGTTTTCCGCTAAGGATTATGCTCATTTCCCGCATGATGATTTTGAGGGTTTTGGGATAAAGGAATATCTTGAATTCGGTTATGATAATGATTTTTTTGCCGTAACGCCTTTGTTCCGCTGGGATAACTATCTGGGTCTATTTATTGAAAAGTATGGCGAGAAGATAGGTGAATGGGCTTTTGCTACCCATGGCAAAGGTTCGGCTCCCCGGAATATAGGTTTCGCGGCCTATGAACCGTGGGAATTGCCCGCCGCTCTGAATAAATTGGAGGGGAATTGGATATTCAACCTTGATCTTGACTATTTCTTCGGCCGTATGGCCGATAATAAAATGGGGCGTTTATTTACCGATGCTTACATAAATGATTGGGGAAATGAACTTCGCAAGGCTTATGATACAGGGACAATTAAAGTTCTGACCATTAGCCTCAGTCCGGAATGCGCTGCCGGGTGGGCGGGGGCTGAAGCCGCGCTCGCCGCATTCAATGAGGGACTGGGAATCAGTTTTACCCTACCTGAATAG
- a CDS encoding substrate-binding periplasmic protein — MHGLFIDMLDKFQAQHPEYDLEYKCLPRARIGKILATGKADAFALSSPMFLCDEINSKYRNSLPLWTVGDYLLVRKNSPLTKSDLLSLTGRTIAVLHGNSYGPLDEYFKKGQLNRHAVYSTSQMLELLLKKRVDAAICNKSTLPGLVKRSGHVMNEFKMLDKPLYTFKLHLMVNREKSGFLHDFNEFIKNTPLPDLQEGG; from the coding sequence ATGCATGGGTTATTTATCGATATGCTGGATAAATTTCAGGCCCAGCACCCAGAATACGACCTTGAATATAAGTGTTTGCCAAGAGCAAGAATCGGCAAAATACTCGCGACCGGAAAAGCAGACGCTTTTGCTCTGAGTTCACCTATGTTCCTCTGTGATGAAATAAACTCAAAATACAGAAACTCACTACCCTTATGGACGGTAGGAGACTATCTGCTGGTACGCAAAAATTCTCCACTTACAAAATCGGATCTGCTCTCTCTGACAGGAAGAACCATTGCAGTTCTGCATGGTAATTCTTACGGACCGCTGGATGAGTATTTTAAAAAAGGACAGCTTAACCGGCACGCTGTCTACTCAACCAGCCAGATGCTGGAACTCCTGCTAAAAAAAAGGGTAGATGCGGCGATTTGCAATAAAAGCACCCTACCCGGACTGGTAAAAAGATCAGGACATGTAATGAATGAGTTCAAGATGCTTGATAAGCCTCTTTACACCTTTAAACTCCACCTGATGGTCAACCGGGAGAAATCCGGTTTTCTGCATGATTTTAACGAATTCATAAAAAACACCCCCCTGCCTGATTTACAGGAAGGGGGGTGA
- a CDS encoding endonuclease/exonuclease/phosphatase family protein, whose amino-acid sequence MTGYFFIKWFTAPLFHIGSLEQGQVLRFNDTDLLPEFENEELRVLSYNLGFAAGPVQITLADDHPESFYTSNLDKFIELVRAKKANILLLQEVDLDSKRSWYMNQLDYIMQELGWGYAAPVVDWDMFFPFRKERKITKATVVISKFPMVSNEYTLTSCKPNFENMLLNLFYYPLLWKSTMQRVGLKVNGKILDIYNVHLCVWNRAARVAQAEFLTEWINRESAGNNYLIGGDFNFQAYIRGTPVPNDDLKKIPFIKGFRERLKGCGEILSNFNSSAEELHKNYTFAERKHRYDFLFYSQGLHRDGGEVVRTIDSSDHFPVFGRFKIAE is encoded by the coding sequence GTGACAGGATATTTTTTCATAAAATGGTTTACTGCGCCGCTTTTTCATATCGGAAGTCTGGAGCAGGGGCAGGTTCTGAGGTTTAATGACACAGATTTGCTGCCGGAATTTGAAAATGAAGAGTTGCGAGTGCTCAGTTATAATCTGGGATTTGCCGCCGGACCGGTTCAGATTACTTTGGCCGATGATCATCCGGAATCTTTCTATACTTCCAATCTAGATAAATTTATTGAGCTGGTCAGGGCAAAAAAGGCTAACATTCTGCTTTTGCAGGAGGTGGATCTTGATTCAAAACGCTCTTGGTACATGAATCAGCTTGATTACATCATGCAGGAGCTGGGTTGGGGATATGCAGCTCCGGTGGTGGACTGGGATATGTTTTTTCCTTTTAGAAAAGAACGCAAAATAACCAAAGCCACCGTGGTTATATCCAAATTTCCTATGGTCAGTAATGAGTACACACTGACTTCCTGTAAGCCTAATTTTGAAAATATGCTCCTGAATCTGTTTTACTATCCGCTGCTTTGGAAATCCACAATGCAGCGGGTAGGGCTGAAGGTAAACGGTAAAATTCTGGATATCTATAATGTCCATCTGTGTGTCTGGAATAGAGCGGCCCGTGTGGCACAGGCAGAATTTCTGACTGAATGGATAAATAGGGAGAGTGCCGGCAATAATTATCTCATCGGCGGGGACTTCAATTTTCAGGCTTATATCCGGGGCACGCCAGTTCCAAATGATGATTTAAAGAAGATACCGTTTATAAAAGGATTTCGGGAGCGTTTGAAAGGTTGCGGTGAGATCCTGAGCAACTTCAATAGTTCGGCTGAGGAGCTTCATAAAAATTATACATTTGCAGAACGCAAACATCGCTACGACTTTCTCTTTTATTCCCAAGGACTGCATCGTGATGGGGGTGAAGTCGTTAGGACCATTGACTCCTCTGATCATTTTCCGGTGTTCGGACGATTTAAAATTGCGGAATAA
- a CDS encoding ABC transporter substrate binding protein yields the protein MKINKSSFAVVSLVLFFAYYVLIIPQAEAKDIFIVHSYALDNICGDPQHQGVLESLAKAGFVEGDNLTVYKYAMDTKKVNNTPELIAQQAEIVLEKVKAQHPDVLVLLDDNAFRTVGLRLVDTDINIVFCGLNGQPEDYDRKVKWMTSKSRPGHNITGVYEKLHFIEACLVQQKIIPDLKKILVIGDESPTGKAILKQINKELEESELGPGLEIEIRIAPSWEEYKKILGQACSDSSIGTIYPSATLLKDSKSGAHSTSEIVEWTVAHCRTPGIPLNYSFARLGMLGGVGVDFIAMGRQAGKMVAQIMKGTSPGDIPIEEAERYALVFNLRRARELGMEIPIDILMAADVVYK from the coding sequence ATGAAGATAAATAAAAGTTCTTTTGCCGTAGTTAGTCTGGTTTTATTTTTTGCGTATTACGTTCTTATTATTCCGCAGGCCGAGGCAAAAGATATTTTTATTGTTCACAGCTATGCTTTGGATAATATCTGCGGCGACCCGCAACATCAGGGAGTTTTGGAAAGTCTGGCCAAGGCCGGATTTGTGGAAGGGGATAACCTTACGGTGTACAAATACGCTATGGATACCAAGAAGGTGAACAATACCCCGGAATTGATCGCTCAACAGGCTGAGATTGTCCTTGAAAAAGTGAAAGCGCAGCATCCTGATGTTCTGGTTCTGCTGGATGACAATGCATTCCGGACCGTGGGGCTAAGGCTTGTGGATACGGATATCAATATTGTCTTTTGCGGCTTGAACGGGCAGCCCGAAGATTATGACCGCAAGGTAAAGTGGATGACTTCGAAGAGCCGTCCGGGTCACAATATTACCGGAGTATATGAGAAACTTCATTTTATTGAAGCGTGTCTGGTTCAGCAGAAGATTATTCCTGACCTCAAAAAAATTTTGGTGATCGGAGACGAATCTCCCACCGGAAAGGCCATTCTGAAGCAGATTAATAAAGAGCTGGAAGAGTCCGAGTTAGGTCCGGGCCTTGAGATAGAAATACGCATAGCCCCCAGTTGGGAAGAGTATAAAAAAATACTGGGTCAGGCCTGCTCCGATTCATCAATCGGGACAATTTATCCCTCGGCAACTTTACTTAAAGACAGCAAATCCGGAGCACATTCTACCTCGGAGATTGTTGAATGGACCGTAGCCCATTGCCGAACTCCGGGAATTCCCTTGAATTACTCCTTTGCCCGGCTTGGAATGCTGGGAGGTGTAGGAGTTGATTTTATCGCTATGGGCAGGCAGGCAGGGAAAATGGTAGCGCAAATAATGAAAGGGACGTCCCCCGGTGATATCCCTATCGAAGAAGCCGAGCGTTATGCTTTGGTTTTCAATCTTAGAAGGGCCCGTGAACTGGGAATGGAAATTCCGATTGATATACTTATGGCTGCTGACGTTGTTTACAAATAG
- a CDS encoding ATP-binding protein: MKNKISYKLSSLVAAAICGMALVAALAMGGVFSYSYFNTLKDEFHNRVSAEGQEVSLELYSFLHRAMARLGELSKDNSIRVATMMGVDYPLSEKLSEYDQSPLGLDFYVMRKDDGRIFDSSGKMFYKSYVLAALLDPPHRCSFCRKDDGGFITVFSLPIRSRSKIVGSAACLVDFSRSEVKSTIQNSEMSRMVLFEKGKAYDLLTGAPLPFELDEEVANGDLINVTLNNDQHGVLYRSSLVPGLSYFVSNDSLDESLQHTFWLLFPLFGAVIGLCLMVSLYLSSILTRPLSEMTDSAEEISNGREEDLPDRKSMITEINALGGALASMLESLRKNRGLEQYQFFFDNVDDLVCITDIDGFFLKVNSRGTDFLGYGYDEFLKKTIFEIMPPYERDSLRCILNSIFTDEGAMQFECPVIAKSGEIVHTDVRSRRIAYEGQNVLLSVVRDVTDRKRDEEELQRYAAEILKAKEVEERNSAHMAETLKKLEEAMARAEVANRTKSEFLAQMSHEIRTPMNSILGMADMLSDTPLTAEQKSYVSIFSDSGRALMNLINDILDISKIESGKLLLENTVFNIDDLVDEVAGIMSVSAWKKRLVFACHVDPLCPEQFKGDPTRIKQILVNLLSNAIKFTDTGSVTLAISSRSGSADKATLHMVVSDSGIGISEEKLKVIFDNFVQADSSTTRKYGGTGLGLSITRNLVEMMGGNITVHNLTSGGAEFRADIQVGQVSLPEEGSAAVRTAVQEREILVIDEHDLVGNYICKCLTQWGAKCMHSGDLNFACVQNKSCRSNAELIIVSDRLGEEDGLSEVEAIKARLNCKNPVLCTMSSSPGVSSNRPEINYLFGVKGSMGWPVTRGGLRRAMLEIYGISVNRPIEKESFVELNPLRLLIADDSENNRTLFDFFLKDTPFRLWYASDGEEAVQIYRENNFDLVLMDIQMPVKDGLDATREIRAYELENGYPSTPVIALSASSREEDKKRCLEAGCNGFMSKPIKKIVLIKGILKYGS; encoded by the coding sequence ATGAAGAATAAAATTTCTTATAAATTGTCCTCGCTGGTGGCTGCCGCAATTTGCGGTATGGCCCTTGTTGCTGCTCTGGCTATGGGCGGCGTATTTTCCTACAGCTATTTTAATACCCTTAAGGATGAGTTCCATAACCGGGTAAGCGCTGAAGGGCAGGAAGTCAGTCTTGAACTGTACAGCTTTCTGCATCGGGCCATGGCCCGCCTTGGCGAGCTCAGCAAGGATAACTCCATCCGTGTAGCTACGATGATGGGAGTGGACTATCCTCTTTCCGAAAAACTTTCCGAGTATGACCAGTCTCCGCTGGGCCTTGATTTTTATGTCATGCGTAAGGATGACGGCAGGATTTTCGATTCTTCCGGAAAGATGTTCTATAAATCTTATGTACTTGCTGCGCTTCTCGACCCTCCTCACCGTTGTTCATTCTGCAGGAAAGATGATGGCGGATTTATAACTGTTTTTTCGCTACCTATCCGCAGCCGCTCAAAGATTGTGGGAAGCGCCGCCTGTCTGGTTGATTTCTCCCGGTCGGAGGTGAAATCCACAATACAGAATTCTGAAATGAGCAGAATGGTGCTTTTTGAGAAAGGAAAGGCTTATGATCTCCTTACCGGAGCCCCCCTGCCTTTTGAGCTTGATGAAGAAGTCGCAAATGGGGATCTTATAAACGTCACCCTGAATAACGACCAGCACGGGGTTCTCTATCGCAGTTCTCTGGTTCCTGGATTGTCTTATTTTGTATCTAATGACAGTCTTGACGAGTCCTTGCAGCATACATTTTGGTTGCTGTTTCCTCTTTTCGGCGCGGTAATCGGGCTATGTCTCATGGTTTCTCTTTACCTCAGCAGTATCCTGACCCGTCCGTTAAGCGAAATGACTGATTCCGCGGAAGAGATTTCCAATGGCCGGGAAGAGGATCTCCCTGACCGTAAGAGTATGATCACTGAGATCAACGCCTTGGGGGGAGCTCTCGCTTCCATGCTGGAAAGCCTGCGTAAAAACAGAGGGTTGGAACAGTATCAATTCTTTTTTGATAACGTTGATGATCTCGTCTGCATTACCGATATTGATGGCTTTTTTCTAAAGGTCAACAGCCGTGGAACGGATTTTCTGGGCTACGGGTATGATGAGTTTTTGAAAAAAACAATTTTTGAAATTATGCCTCCTTATGAGCGCGATAGTTTGCGGTGCATCCTGAACAGTATCTTTACCGACGAAGGAGCCATGCAATTTGAATGTCCGGTAATTGCCAAATCCGGGGAGATTGTGCACACGGATGTTAGGTCTCGGAGGATTGCTTACGAGGGACAAAATGTTTTGCTGAGCGTTGTCCGTGATGTTACTGACCGTAAGCGTGATGAAGAAGAGCTCCAGCGTTATGCCGCCGAGATTCTGAAGGCCAAGGAGGTGGAAGAGAGAAATTCCGCCCATATGGCAGAGACTCTGAAAAAGCTGGAAGAGGCCATGGCCCGTGCGGAAGTGGCCAACCGCACCAAAAGTGAATTTCTAGCCCAGATGAGTCATGAAATTCGTACCCCCATGAACTCTATTCTGGGCATGGCTGATATGCTTTCAGATACTCCACTTACTGCTGAACAGAAGAGTTATGTATCTATTTTCAGCGATTCAGGTAGAGCCCTGATGAATCTTATCAATGATATTCTGGATATTTCAAAGATTGAATCCGGTAAGCTGCTTCTTGAAAATACGGTATTTAATATTGATGATCTAGTTGATGAGGTCGCAGGCATCATGTCAGTAAGTGCATGGAAAAAGAGACTTGTTTTTGCCTGCCATGTGGACCCTCTTTGTCCCGAACAATTCAAAGGTGATCCAACCAGAATCAAACAGATTCTGGTCAACCTGCTCAGCAATGCGATAAAATTCACCGATACCGGCAGTGTGACGCTGGCTATTTCAAGTCGGTCCGGTTCGGCGGATAAGGCAACACTGCACATGGTTGTCAGTGACAGTGGAATAGGTATTTCCGAGGAGAAGCTGAAAGTAATTTTTGATAATTTTGTACAGGCGGACTCCTCGACTACCCGCAAGTACGGCGGAACCGGGCTTGGGCTATCAATTACCAGAAATCTGGTGGAGATGATGGGCGGTAATATTACCGTGCATAATTTAACCTCCGGCGGGGCAGAATTCAGGGCCGATATTCAAGTCGGGCAAGTTTCTTTACCGGAAGAGGGTAGCGCAGCTGTCAGAACTGCTGTGCAGGAGCGTGAAATTCTGGTCATTGATGAGCATGATCTGGTCGGAAACTATATCTGTAAGTGCCTCACTCAATGGGGAGCAAAATGTATGCATTCCGGTGATTTGAATTTCGCCTGCGTGCAAAATAAGTCCTGCCGGAGCAATGCCGAGCTGATAATTGTTTCTGACAGACTGGGAGAAGAGGACGGACTTAGCGAAGTTGAGGCTATTAAAGCCAGATTGAATTGCAAAAATCCAGTACTCTGCACTATGTCATCTTCGCCCGGGGTGAGCAGTAACCGGCCTGAAATTAATTATCTTTTCGGGGTTAAAGGCAGTATGGGCTGGCCTGTAACCCGCGGCGGACTGAGGCGAGCAATGCTCGAAATCTATGGCATTAGCGTTAACCGGCCGATAGAAAAGGAAAGTTTTGTCGAACTGAATCCGCTGCGTCTACTTATTGCCGATGATTCGGAAAACAACCGCACGCTTTTTGACTTTTTCCTCAAGGATACACCTTTCAGGCTCTGGTATGCCAGCGACGGTGAAGAGGCTGTGCAGATTTACCGTGAAAATAATTTTGACCTTGTACTGATGGATATCCAAATGCCCGTTAAAGACGGACTTGATGCTACTCGGGAGATCAGGGCTTACGAGCTGGAAAACGGTTATCCTTCCACCCCGGTGATAGCTCTTTCCGCCAGCAGCCGGGAGGAAGATAAGAAAAGATGCCTCGAGGCCGGGTGCAACGGATTCATGAGTAAACCGATCAAAAAAATTGTCCTGATAAAAGGCATCCTCAAGTACGGTTCTTAA
- a CDS encoding iron-sulfur cluster assembly scaffold protein has product MVDDLDNILSDIQQQCNDAAHDMFGGETSRWHNPTYAKLMDNPDSVGEMKGTCGDLIKIFLKVENETITEASFFTTGCGPSIVSGDMACELCSGKTIDRASEIGGENILEKLGGLPKDKTHCAHLAASALQEALGNWLRKK; this is encoded by the coding sequence ATGGTTGATGATCTGGACAATATTCTTTCCGATATTCAGCAGCAATGCAATGACGCAGCCCACGATATGTTCGGGGGAGAGACTTCACGCTGGCATAACCCCACCTACGCAAAACTCATGGATAATCCTGATTCTGTAGGAGAAATGAAGGGGACCTGCGGTGATTTAATTAAAATATTCCTCAAAGTGGAAAACGAGACCATTACCGAGGCATCATTCTTCACAACCGGATGTGGTCCCAGCATAGTCAGCGGCGATATGGCCTGTGAACTATGCAGCGGTAAAACTATTGACCGGGCTTCCGAAATAGGTGGGGAGAACATACTTGAGAAACTGGGAGGACTGCCGAAAGACAAAACCCATTGCGCCCATCTGGCCGCGTCCGCGCTGCAGGAAGCACTGGGAAACTGGCTCCGCAAAAAATAA
- a CDS encoding LysR substrate-binding domain-containing protein, whose protein sequence is MELRQLRYFIAVAEELHFGRAARRVHIAQPPFSQQIKGLEEEIGARLLERNSRKVRLTNEGRYFYKQAMDIVAHAEEAVATAGRMAKGEYGNVRVGFLEIAMDSLLPEAVRSFSHRYPGVSVRLSQFGAAIQLEKIHSGELDVGFCTVYLNAMEGLSSVKLFSKKHVLAVPEDHIFTAKKSVSLQDIASENLLMFPRTGQPDLYDSIMEAFTSRGLVPNVRQEISGLSGASALISSGMGVAFLPDNSRVSRKGIAMVPISEKFPSMDIFMVWNREDYSNTAGVFMEWVADYFSVSGAFAGEVSG, encoded by the coding sequence ATGGAATTAAGACAACTCAGATATTTTATTGCCGTAGCCGAAGAGTTACATTTCGGCAGGGCGGCCCGCAGGGTCCACATAGCCCAGCCTCCTTTCTCACAGCAGATCAAGGGACTGGAAGAGGAGATTGGCGCACGTCTGCTGGAGCGTAACAGCCGAAAGGTGCGGCTGACCAATGAGGGCAGATATTTTTACAAGCAGGCCATGGATATCGTGGCGCATGCTGAAGAGGCGGTGGCGACAGCAGGACGAATGGCCAAAGGTGAATATGGCAATGTCCGGGTGGGATTTCTTGAAATCGCCATGGACAGCCTTCTGCCCGAGGCGGTGCGTTCATTCAGCCACCGTTATCCCGGAGTCTCAGTGCGTTTAAGTCAGTTCGGGGCTGCCATCCAGCTGGAAAAAATTCATTCGGGTGAACTTGATGTGGGATTTTGCACTGTGTATCTTAATGCGATGGAGGGGCTTTCCTCGGTTAAACTGTTTTCAAAAAAACATGTTCTCGCCGTGCCGGAAGATCATATCTTTACCGCAAAAAAAAGCGTATCATTGCAGGATATCGCAAGTGAGAACCTGCTTATGTTCCCCCGGACCGGGCAGCCGGATCTTTATGATTCCATTATGGAGGCATTTACCTCCAGGGGGCTGGTCCCGAATGTCCGGCAGGAAATATCCGGCCTTTCCGGGGCGTCAGCCCTGATCTCTTCCGGCATGGGAGTTGCCTTTCTTCCAGACAACAGCCGTGTTTCCAGAAAAGGTATCGCCATGGTTCCTATCAGCGAGAAATTCCCCAGTATGGATATTTTCATGGTCTGGAACAGGGAGGATTATTCCAATACGGCAGGTGTTTTCATGGAATGGGTGGCTGACTATTTTTCGGTTTCCGGCGCTTTTGCCGGAGAAGTCAGCGGTTAG
- a CDS encoding GNAT family N-acetyltransferase produces the protein MTDILDGLEISWVPSITEVDREEWDCLAKGLNFPFLEWDWLRLIEQSGSASPESGWLTAHLLVRYEGKLVGAAPLFVRDQSEGEFIFDRVWMEVAKKGGLTYFPKIVGMSPFTPASGYRFLISPDLPDKRISGLICRTLDRFCSVNGLGSCAFNFVDPDWVTEMEAFGYAAWKHQGYVWENHDYRDFDHWLLTMNSNRRKTIRRERKALRRENVRVEILTGYDIPDSYFDLMFRCYESTNDKFGVWSCKYLTPRFFDGLKHSMRENLMFTVAYRGDDPDPLAMSMFVFSGDRLWGRYWGCFEEVRFLHFELCYYAPIEWAMKNGINLYDPGMGGEHKARRGFFSTPSYSLHKFTDPSMDLTFKTYIQEVNNLENGYISEMNELMPVGSPENSED, from the coding sequence ATGACTGATATTCTCGATGGACTTGAAATATCATGGGTTCCTTCGATTACCGAAGTTGACCGTGAAGAATGGGACTGCCTCGCCAAGGGGCTGAATTTCCCGTTTCTGGAGTGGGATTGGCTGCGGCTTATTGAGCAGAGCGGCAGTGCCTCTCCTGAGAGCGGCTGGCTTACAGCCCATCTGCTTGTCCGCTATGAGGGAAAGCTGGTTGGGGCCGCACCTTTGTTTGTCCGGGATCAGAGTGAAGGAGAATTCATTTTTGACCGGGTCTGGATGGAAGTCGCCAAGAAGGGCGGTCTTACATATTTTCCTAAAATTGTAGGCATGAGTCCTTTTACTCCCGCTTCGGGCTACCGTTTTCTTATTTCTCCTGATCTACCCGACAAAAGAATCAGCGGATTGATATGCCGTACACTTGACCGTTTTTGTTCTGTAAATGGACTGGGAAGTTGTGCCTTTAATTTTGTAGACCCTGACTGGGTAACCGAAATGGAGGCTTTCGGTTACGCGGCGTGGAAACATCAAGGATATGTCTGGGAAAATCATGATTACAGGGATTTCGATCACTGGCTGCTGACCATGAACAGTAACAGGCGCAAGACCATCCGCCGGGAGCGAAAAGCCCTGCGGCGAGAGAATGTCCGGGTGGAAATACTTACCGGGTACGATATCCCGGACAGTTATTTTGATCTCATGTTTCGCTGTTATGAATCTACCAATGACAAGTTCGGTGTCTGGAGTTGTAAATATCTGACTCCCCGCTTTTTTGACGGCTTGAAGCATAGCATGAGGGAAAATCTCATGTTTACTGTTGCTTATCGCGGAGATGATCCTGATCCTCTGGCTATGTCCATGTTTGTTTTTTCCGGGGACAGGCTTTGGGGCAGGTATTGGGGCTGTTTTGAGGAAGTGCGCTTCCTTCATTTTGAGCTTTGTTATTACGCGCCTATCGAGTGGGCAATGAAGAATGGTATAAATTTATACGATCCGGGCATGGGCGGGGAACACAAGGCCAGACGCGGATTTTTTTCCACGCCCTCTTACAGTCTGCATAAATTTACCGATCCGTCCATGGACCTGACCTTTAAGACTTATATTCAGGAAGTTAATAATCTTGAAAACGGTTATATCAGCGAAATGAACGAACTCATGCCTGTAGGGAGTCCAGAGAACAGCGAAGATTAG
- a CDS encoding YqiA/YcfP family alpha/beta fold hydrolase, with translation MKNIFINIHGFGSSGANSKAAALGKNYPDHELISPDLPADPLESLEIIDDIVMKSKDLPVVMQGSSMGGLYSLIMHLRHGVPALLINPALNPAALVRSRLGDVYEFANGDSILIKQEHVDRFAMVEEELEKGIAEKGTIKGQVLALLGEQDELLDQNHMKSILKRAGAQIISYDNDHQFQGYEEISITDDVRNFLLKQRN, from the coding sequence ATGAAAAATATTTTTATTAACATTCATGGATTCGGATCAAGCGGTGCAAACTCCAAGGCAGCCGCGCTTGGCAAAAATTACCCGGACCATGAACTAATAAGTCCCGACCTGCCCGCGGACCCGCTGGAAAGCCTCGAAATTATTGATGACATTGTCATGAAAAGCAAAGATCTGCCTGTTGTAATGCAGGGTTCTTCTATGGGAGGACTGTATTCTTTGATCATGCACCTTCGTCATGGCGTTCCTGCGCTTCTGATCAATCCGGCACTCAATCCGGCCGCGCTGGTTCGCAGCCGTCTGGGCGATGTTTACGAATTCGCCAATGGGGACAGCATCCTCATCAAGCAGGAACATGTTGACCGCTTCGCTATGGTCGAAGAAGAGCTGGAGAAAGGCATCGCAGAAAAAGGTACTATAAAAGGACAGGTGCTGGCCCTGCTCGGGGAACAGGATGAACTGCTGGATCAGAATCATATGAAATCGATACTCAAAAGAGCCGGAGCTCAAATAATTTCTTATGACAACGACCATCAGTTCCAAGGATATGAAGAGATTTCCATTACGGATGATGTGCGTAATTTTCTGCTGAAACAGCGCAACTAA